In the Streptomyces fradiae ATCC 10745 = DSM 40063 genome, CCGGGTGCCGGGCGCCATCGCGGAGGAGATGCACACCGTGATCCTCCATCCGGACGACACGGTGGCCCTGGCGGTGCGGCGCACCGGAGAGCTGTCGTGAAGCCCCGGTGAGCGGGTACGCGATGCGGGGAAGGAGGCGTCCGTGCTTGTTCTCGACTCACGTACCGTCGACAGCGCCGAGGTCAGGGAGACCGTCAGCGGCTTCGTAGCCGAGCGCTGCCCCTGGGCCGACCTGAACGCCGTGCGCCTGGTGGTCACCGAACTGCTGGCGAACGCGCTCCACCACACCGAGGGCGGATGGCGGCTGCGGCTGCACGCGCGGGATCACCGGCTCACACTGGAGCTGGACGACGCGAGCACCGAGCCGCCCTCCGCCCGGCAACCGGACTTCGCCGGAGGCGGCGGGTTCGGCTGGCGGCTGGTGGAGCAGCTCGCCGACCGGGTGGACGTCCGCCCTCGCCCGGCCGGCAAGACCGTGCGGGCGGAGTGGTGGGTACCGACGGAGCGGCAGGCGGCATAGCACCGCCGACGGGCTCCAGGCCCCGTTTCCGACCGCCCTCGTGCCGAGCCGTCCCCCGACGCGGGTTCCGGCCCGGCACGAGGGCGGAACCGTGCACGAGGGCGGAACCGGGCCCGAGCACAGTCGGGCACCCCGCCCGCACGCCCACCCCCGACGAATGCCGGACACCCCCC is a window encoding:
- a CDS encoding ATP-binding protein, whose translation is MLVLDSRTVDSAEVRETVSGFVAERCPWADLNAVRLVVTELLANALHHTEGGWRLRLHARDHRLTLELDDASTEPPSARQPDFAGGGGFGWRLVEQLADRVDVRPRPAGKTVRAEWWVPTERQAA